A section of the Hevea brasiliensis isolate MT/VB/25A 57/8 chromosome 17, ASM3005281v1, whole genome shotgun sequence genome encodes:
- the LOC110672486 gene encoding E3 ubiquitin-protein ligase AIRP2 isoform X1: MTKLPHTQAEPPSRIYRTFLLWSVSLFINQETLRIEFTNSFQIQSLSLFFFFLFDHLFLFFFFLHKILVQISLDYIGKGIEMMDYYELAARSSYQESLKVLEADIHHANVLAASIARGKSGSCLQMKLVYNHLASICLLLIQWMDCSCTCYLNLFHIVLYQVCSDGKPKISSCRRKATIREFYAVILPSLQRLHCDSMELDITREEGCVEVVVNKRLEDRRKVLDMDLEREDECGICLEPCTKMVVPSCCHTMCVNCYHDWNTRSESCPFCRGSLKRVNSGDLWVLTCSKDVVDTETVLREDLLRFYLYINSLPKDIPDALFLVYYEYLI, encoded by the exons ATGACCAAGTTGCCTCATACACAAGCAGAGCCTCCTTCCAGAATCTACAGAACTTTCCTTCTCTGGTCTGTATCTTTGTTCATCAATCAAGAAACTTTGAGGATAGAGTTCACTAACTCTTTCCAAATTCAGTCCttgtctctttttttctttttcctctttgaTCATCTCTTcctgttcttctttttcttgcacAAAATATTAGTTCAAATAAGTTTAGATTACATTGGCAAGGGGATAGAGATGATGGATTATTATGAGCTTGCTGCTAGGTCTTCTTACCAGGAGTCCCTCAAGGTTCTTGAGGCTGATATCCACCACGCTAATGTGTT GGCAGCTTCTATAGCAAGAGGCAAGAGTGGTTCTTGTCTGCAAATGAAACTGGTTTACAATCACTTGGCATCCATTTGTCTGCTATTAATCCAATGGATGGATTGTTCGTGTACATGTTATTTAAATCTTTTCCACATAGTTTTATATCAG GTATGCTCAGATGGGAAGCCAAAGATCTCTTCATGCAGAAGAAAAGCAACCATTAGGGAATTCTATG CTGTTATATTACCATCACTTCAACGTCTTCACTGTGATTCAATGGAGTTGGACATAACTCGGGAAGAAGGTTGTGTGGAGGTGGTTGTCAATAAGAGACTAGAGGATAGGAGGAAAGTTTTGGATATGGACTTAGAGAGGGAAGATGAATGTGGGATCTGCTTGGAGCCTTGCACAAAAATGGTTGTGCCAAGCTGTTGCCACACTATGTGCGTCAACTGCTACCATGACTG GAACACAAGATCAGAATCTTGCCCATTTTGCCGGGGAAGTCTGAAAAGAGTGAACTCAGGTGACTTGTGGGTTCTCACATGCAGTAAGGATGTGGTTGACACTGAAACTGTGTTAAGAGAGGATTTGTTGCGATTCTATCTTTATATAAACAGCTTGCCAAAGGATATCCCTGATGCTTTGTTCTTGGTGTACTACGAGTACCTAATCTAA
- the LOC110672486 gene encoding E3 ubiquitin-protein ligase AIRP2 isoform X2, producing MSLLLGLLTRSPSRFLRLISTTLMCSSIARGKSGSCLQMKLVYNHLASICLLLIQWMDCSCTCYLNLFHIVLYQVCSDGKPKISSCRRKATIREFYAVILPSLQRLHCDSMELDITREEGCVEVVVNKRLEDRRKVLDMDLEREDECGICLEPCTKMVVPSCCHTMCVNCYHDWNTRSESCPFCRGSLKRVNSGDLWVLTCSKDVVDTETVLREDLLRFYLYINSLPKDIPDALFLVYYEYLI from the exons ATGAGCTTGCTGCTAGGTCTTCTTACCAGGAGTCCCTCAAGGTTCTTGAGGCTGATATCCACCACGCTAATGTGTT CTTCTATAGCAAGAGGCAAGAGTGGTTCTTGTCTGCAAATGAAACTGGTTTACAATCACTTGGCATCCATTTGTCTGCTATTAATCCAATGGATGGATTGTTCGTGTACATGTTATTTAAATCTTTTCCACATAGTTTTATATCAG GTATGCTCAGATGGGAAGCCAAAGATCTCTTCATGCAGAAGAAAAGCAACCATTAGGGAATTCTATG CTGTTATATTACCATCACTTCAACGTCTTCACTGTGATTCAATGGAGTTGGACATAACTCGGGAAGAAGGTTGTGTGGAGGTGGTTGTCAATAAGAGACTAGAGGATAGGAGGAAAGTTTTGGATATGGACTTAGAGAGGGAAGATGAATGTGGGATCTGCTTGGAGCCTTGCACAAAAATGGTTGTGCCAAGCTGTTGCCACACTATGTGCGTCAACTGCTACCATGACTG GAACACAAGATCAGAATCTTGCCCATTTTGCCGGGGAAGTCTGAAAAGAGTGAACTCAGGTGACTTGTGGGTTCTCACATGCAGTAAGGATGTGGTTGACACTGAAACTGTGTTAAGAGAGGATTTGTTGCGATTCTATCTTTATATAAACAGCTTGCCAAAGGATATCCCTGATGCTTTGTTCTTGGTGTACTACGAGTACCTAATCTAA